The genomic interval TTTGAAAGCATCAAGATAAGGCGCTATTGAATTTCCACCAACAAGTGCAGCACGGCTAATATCTAATCCATAATGTTCGATTGAGTTAAAGATTCGCAGACTTGTATCCGCGCTATTTCTAGACATAATGATGATTTCGGTCAATCTTCTACCTTCAACTAAAGCGTTCAATTTATGCAAAGCCTTAATAAGCGGGAAACCCGCCCCTGGCTTTAATACATCGTTTTCATGTTCTATTTGATACGCTGAATATGCCTCCAGCCCTTGACCTTCATAAATTTCATTTTCTTCTTCCAGGTCAAAAAGAGCCCGTGAAGAAATCCCAATCACAAGCGTATTCGAAAGATCTAAAGCCATATCACTCATCTCCTGCTTTATCTTTTGTACGATCTAAGAAAAGTATAATGTATTTTCCTCTATTTAACAATCTAAAGCTTAAACCAAAATTGACGCATCATCTACATTTAAATTGGTAATAATTAACTAACTTTCCCTTCTCCATATTATATGTAGACATCCATTTTTCACATGCGCTGGCGGTTCTTCCTGTCCTATTGCTTAATTTTACCTTTGAGCAAAATCACTGCACCCAGCAGGACTTTTTGCCTTTTATAAGAATAAATTGACTAAATAGCCAAATATAGAATGATAGCATTGCGAAGTTCACTAAATCTCCGCCACTTCGTTACACATTTTTCCTACCCAAACTACAACAAATTTAGATGGAGGAACACAAAATTGCTGCAAAATACACCTTATACCTTTTCACAAATCAATCACTGTGATTACTATAATAGCCATTGGAAAAAAGACGTGAAACTGCTCCTTCTTTATATCGGAATGATTTCGGGTATGACAATTTTAGGGTTGTGGCATGACTTCATGCTAATATCCCATGAGCAATCTGCAATAAATAAATTTACCAAACTTTGCTTATATAATTTTAAAGGAGCCACCCTTCTGATCTCACTGCTTTTCGCATTATGGCTTGTAAACAATCTAAACAAACAAGCACACCCGCATTATGCGAAATATGTTTTCATCTGGGAGCTATGCATTGTTTTCATCGCTATTTTCTCAAACCTAAACCGTCCTCAGACGTATTACCTCACCTCAGTTATCGAAATTCCCGTGATTCTTTCCATGTATTTAATCATTCCTCAATATAAACGGATACTCCGCATTCTCCCTCCCATCATATTCAGTGTTTCATTAGCCTGCATCTATATGTTTTATAAAACGTCCCCGCAAATTCTTGGATTTAGCACTTTATATATGGGACTGTTCTTTGTAAATTTGATCGGAATTTATTATGCAGATACAATGTATGCAAAAGATTATCAACTTTTTCAGCTTTCAAACATTGATGCGCTCACTAGACTATACAATCGGCGATATTTTCAAGAAAAATTACAAGAAAACTGGCTATACTGCCTGCAAAATAAAAAGCCGCTTGCAATTTGTTTATTAGACATTGATTATTTTAAAAAATTAAATGATACTTATGGGCATCCATACGGTGATGAGGTCTTGAAAAAAGTAGCTGCTGAATTAGTAAAAAAAACTACACTGCCCAATGCTTTTGTTGCTCGTTATGGCGGTGAGGAAATTATCGTAAGCGCGACTTCATGTACACTAGATGCAGCTAAAAATCTAGCAGAGACACTCCGTTCAAGCATCGAATCCTTAAAGCTCTCTCACGAGACCTCTGAGATTTGTTCGTGGGTTACTGTAAGTATTGGCGTCTCATCTATTATTCCTACCGAAAACACCATGCAAGAAGTCCTGCTCCAGCAAGCGGATTTAGCATTATATAAAGCCAAAGAGCAAGGAAGAAATCAAGTAATGACTTATATATCTCCTTGTCCCAATGGATCATAGGTTCTGAAATAATCATAAGGATAACCTTCATACAAATTTACATATTTTAATTGACGTTTATCTTTATTAAGAATTTCCAAATAATTCATCTGTTTTGTTGTAGGCATAAAAGTAGGCGTAATGGTAATCTCTTTTTCAGTACCATCTTTGTCACGTAAAGTAAACACAACTTGATGTCCCGCAAACTCCGTTTCCATCAAGGTTTGATAAAAATACATTCCTTCAGTTGCTTTCCCATTTATTGCAACAAGCTGGTCGCCTGCGGATACATCATGCAACTCTTTAAAATCATCTCGATCAACGGATGTGATAAAATAAGGCGCTGTACTCCAATTCGCTCTTCCTTCTTGCTCTGTTGAATTATTTTTAGGCGTCATGTCCCATTTCAATCCATAGGAATATGTCCCATATAAATCGGTATATACATTTCTTAAATAATACGCCCACATATTTAGTTCATATTGCCCCTGACTATGTAATTTATCCGACGGTTTCATCGATTCATAGTTTATAGAATTGAGTCTCGTATAGCTTACACCAGTATACTTATCCGTCACAGTACTGTAATGATATATTTTTTTGAATAAATTTAAACTTACAAGTGTACCATCTTTTTCTTCTTTTAATTCTGACCATATATAGGGATACATATAGGTCTCATATATATGGTTTGTATCCTCAAATGATCCCGTTGTCCAATCATTTGAAAACTTTGCATGATAATAATCGCTATTGCTGAATTTTCCTAAAGGATAATAATTTGCTTGA from Massilibacillus massiliensis carries:
- a CDS encoding GGDEF domain-containing protein, producing MLQNTPYTFSQINHCDYYNSHWKKDVKLLLLYIGMISGMTILGLWHDFMLISHEQSAINKFTKLCLYNFKGATLLISLLFALWLVNNLNKQAHPHYAKYVFIWELCIVFIAIFSNLNRPQTYYLTSVIEIPVILSMYLIIPQYKRILRILPPIIFSVSLACIYMFYKTSPQILGFSTLYMGLFFVNLIGIYYADTMYAKDYQLFQLSNIDALTRLYNRRYFQEKLQENWLYCLQNKKPLAICLLDIDYFKKLNDTYGHPYGDEVLKKVAAELVKKTTLPNAFVARYGGEEIIVSATSCTLDAAKNLAETLRSSIESLKLSHETSEICSWVTVSIGVSSIIPTENTMQEVLLQQADLALYKAKEQGRNQVMTYISPCPNGS